Within the Erigeron canadensis isolate Cc75 chromosome 6, C_canadensis_v1, whole genome shotgun sequence genome, the region taaaaataagttaaataCATTTGTAATACACTAATTTACCTGATTACTACATGaaacttaacttttaaaaatgtataGATTGATATCATTCTCGTGCAATGCAGTTGTAAGAGAACAACATTTGACATGTTGGGTGTTTAACTTTTGCCTTACACAACTAAAATGATGGAGATTGACTACGAATCACATTGTTAAAATCAACTACCTTAGTGGTGTATGAAAAACCTTTGGTTGTGTACGGATTTCCACCCTTAACTTTATTTTGAACTGTAAATATTTAATGATTGTATATTCATTACATGTAAtttaacattatattattacTTACTCTAATGAATACATGGACGACAACTTTTAAAGATATGTAGATGTAGATTGTTTTTACCTGTAAAACTAATTGTATTTGAGATTAATTATGTTGGATAGTAAGCAGGGGTAGATAGGTCCCACAGTTCTTAATTTTTAGGTGATTTTATATATCAGCATAGAAGCATAGATATGGCTGTAATTAGCCTGACACCTGTTTTGCTTCCAGGGTACGACTATCTATATCTGTAAGTAGACATAATGGGGATGGACTGCAAACTGAGAGTCTTTTCCCCTTCTACATATTATTGGCCAGACCAGTTCCTGGTCCAAATGTGGAGGTACTTCAATAAAACAATTTAGGTTAACTTTATTAGTCATtgtctattttttatattttatgttccACTTATTTTTCTAATGCATGTTTAAAAATTGTGGTCTGATTTTTAGACATCCCGTTCTAGCTGTTATCGATTTAATCAACCCTGGAAGATAACTGTTATTAATGGGGCTCAGACAGAGAGTTCAACTCAGGCAAAATTAATTCTGCCTGAGATTAGTACACTATCAACAGAAGTCAAATCGGGGTCTATTACAATGTTGTTGATGAGCTATGGTATGATATGTTTTCTAgtctgattttaattcaaattgaTACCTTGTTtcaaattttaatgttttaagttttaactattGTTATCAATGCAGTTGATAACGCCAACCAAAAAGAGATTGATCTGACCAATTACGAGAAGCTATCTTATAGTAAGTTATTCATCATGTAATTGATTTCATGGGCATTTTCCCCCTTAACTtacagtatattttttttatttgtttctcaTCTACTATTTGTACATACGCTGACAGCTCATGATGGTTATTGTCTACTCGGGAAGATTCCTCTAGATTTTCTACACTCTTCTTTGAATGAATATGGGACCATTAGCTTAGGAGAGAAAGTTCAGACGAGTTCATTGGTCACCATGCATTCTTGTTTCATGAAGGTATGCTTTCATGCATATTTGGTGAAAAGTGGGTAAAGGGAATACTACTAAGCCTGAGCCAGTGACCTTATTCTCGGTCTGCATGCTATCTGAAATTTTATCATACTGTAGTATGACCTCGGATCAACTTAATTCTTATTAGGTCGTAGTGGCATATTAGTAGTCTGGAACTCTACCCTGGGATAGAGATATGAATGTCTACATTCTGTCTCCCCATACCCCGCGGCCCATGGCAGGATTGAGTATTGTTGTTATTGTAATAGTATACTAGTATAGTAGTATGGCCAGTACCATTATATTTTGTTGAAGCATGTTCATAATATGGatagtcatgtatatttatgctGGTTTGCAAtagggataatgacctgtggatgtagtgaactatgacaaaatgtctatgttatgtattgatctaattgggggtctatgttatgtaacgaacttaccaaaactgtctaagtgatgcatgttacCGGGTAATCTACAGGTAGCTGGTTACCATCCAGTTTTTAAACttgggataatgacctgtgaatgtaatgaactatgacaaaatgtctatgttatgtattgatcaaatcgggggtctatgttatgtaatgaacttaccaaaactgtctaagtgatgcatgttatttattgtttccaACTCCTCCCGAGTATTTGAGAACTGGTATTTTCTTGTTtccatttagttatttattaatatcccGAAAATAGAAATGATGAATTCTGAGGTCAAGGGGATTTGATCTTTTCAGCTTTAGGCTTGTAATGCGTTCTTCtaagtttgttgttttgttgcttTAACTAAAATCTAGCAATTAGTTATTCTTTCTCATTTCAATTCTAAGTTATGCTTCAAGAAGCCATGTAAGAATACGTCCCTAGTCTctcattgtttgtttgtgtgagttgtatatatgtacccttagatttgtgtgtgtcaatgtgtatatgtttgagAATATATGTAATGATTGGTTTCAGCTTCTTGACCTTATAAGGGATCGTAATCTTCAAAtacgattttaatttttgagatctttgattttttggtaTATGATTGTGTTAAGGTTGATTGGAAAAATGGGAGGGTAGGTGGCGGCCAGAAGATATGAAGGTGTTtacagtttttatataattacagaacttatatacatatatgtttccataaattaatttatttatatatgttaaattaattaattaattattaagattaaaaaataaagggaaaaaaattgaTGACCGCCTTTAGCCTGTAACATGCATcccttagacagttttggtaagttcgttacataacatagacccccgattagatcaatacataacatagatattttgtcatagttcactacatccaCAAGTCATTATCccttaaaaaaatggatggtaaccggctacctgtagattacccggtaacatgcatcacttagacagttttggtaagttcgttacataacataggcccccgattagatcaatacataacatagacattttgtcatagttcattacatccACAGGTCAATATCCCTTTGCAATACTACATGTCTAGTTGCACATCCGTGtttgatttattcttttattgttttgttaatcaaccattaattaataaaacttaCTACATGTACTTCATGAGGGTTTCAGAATCTTAAGCTCGTAACCTGAAAACAAACTACAATAGGTCGATAGCTGCTTAAAGATTTTTGGGTACATTCTATATTTCTATCAACAATACATGAATTAGAAAAATTATCATGGTGGAGGGTGTTAAAAGTTCTTGCTAGAATCTGACATTTCTCATTAAGAACTGTACATAAGATGAATTTCTAATGGTTATCTTGGAAGCAGAAACaaagttcatttaaaatttGACTCATTAATGAGAATTGTGGTTCTGACCTGCTTAGAGAAGAAAACTGGCCGTCTTTGTCCCACCAGAATTACTGATACAATCTTTACTATTTCAAAGGGCTTTAGAACTCGAGATTCCACTATAATTCCTTCTTACCCTTTACattcatatttttcaaattattgaTGGGTGGTCACCTGAATATGCAGTCGATTTATATTGTGGAAGACAAGgagaaatatatatcatttcatttttcaCATAATTCTGAAGCGGTGGTATGTTTCCATAAGTTTATGCATTGCAGTAcgaatcttttaaaattttaatgattGTGTTCCTATTGGACATGATGTCATTTTATGGTTGGCAAAGAGTATATTGCAGCAAGTACCGGTTCTTATTAGCGCTGAACATTGCCTGCAAAATATATCACCTTATGACTTGTATTCTTACAAAAGTATCCCTCCTGGTTTGCTGTCTGATTTTATAAGGTAGCTGTCTGCAATTCTTTGTTCCTTGTTTTGAGATGAATTTGAAAAAGACATTTGAATCACATAATTTGATGTCTTAATGTGGGTTTTTTCATATGCTTTGGTGAAGTTCCAGACTGATGTTTGTTTATTCTGCTGATTTTGTACTCCACTGTATTCATTTTCTCGTCTGTTAATAGCCTCATGCATATGTTCTATTTGTTGTTTCTGAAATCTGTGTCCACCAAAATACCAACAAAATAGTATATGTGCTTTCCTCACTTCAAAAATCAAGATTCTAAATTGTATTGAATATTCTTCTGATTAGTGGCACACTTGCACCTGTTAGTAGCTTTTTCAAAATGACACTAAAAATTGGAATGCTTTTCTTGTCAGGCTAAGATCTGGGAATGTTATATTCTACTATAGATACTACAAAAACTTGATGCATAGGAGCGAAGGTACCTCTTGTTTCTTGATTCCAACTTTGCTATTATGGTAGTTTCATGACTTTTGTGGTCTACGTTGATAGGCGTTTTTTTCCCCTTTATCACTTTATGCACTATTTGCTGCCGGAGTTTACTAAACTTAGGCTCCCCTGTAATTAAATCTTAGGGTTTCCACTTTCTCCAATTGATTTTTTCCTGAAGTATCAATTTTACAGTCACAGAAGATTATTCATGTCCATTCTGCTTGATCAAAGGTGGAAACTATAAGGTACATATGCTTCTTTACTGGCTTTGTTGCATACTCATGGTGTATGATAATGATATGGTTTATCTTAATGTCTTCCAGGGTCTGACATGTCACTTAATTACGTCACATGATCTGTTCTCCTATGATTTCAGGGTATGTAAAGTTTTATAAATCTGCCATAATAATTGGTTTCTGCATTTAGCTAGAATAATTGTTctaataatgatatttgttGTTTTACAGGTGAATAAGGACTACCAAGTTGTGATTGTATCTGTTGAGAGCGATACATGGACTTCTGAGGTTGTGATATTGTCTCTACATTTCTAAAGTAGATTATGGGTATTTAAGAATACAATCATGTAATATAACactctttttttcttgaaaaaatgCTCGTCAGATTATTGGCAGTACAAGTCCCAGAATAGACACATTTTTCTTTTGGTAAGCCATGAGCAATAAGTTTTATTtctgaattattttttttcttgttcttaAGACAAGTTACTGCAAACTTATATGGATAAAACTCATATCCTACAGCCACCATAGACCCTCGAAACACAGAAAGCCATCAAGGAAAAAGCTAAATGCAATTCTCTGTGACTTAAGAGGCAAGATgttttgtatgatttttttttcccactgTTATGTTAGTTTCTTCTAAAAATGTGAAATATTggttgtgtttatatatatatatatatatataatatatatatatataatatttcagGTGTGTCTGAGCATGTAGAATGCGATACACAAAGTCCTAATGCACCATATGTGTCAAATGATGCTGTTACTACATTTTGTGGGCCAGAAACGGATACCCAATTAGTACCACCTGTAAAGACAAGAAACTTATCAGCCGAACGATCCTATCCTAGAAAGTATGTTCCTTGTTTCGTTTTTTGCTCTTCTATTGACCGCTGAAAATGATGTATGCTAACCAACTTACTAATTTCGCCTTCTGTTTTTGCAGCCAAGTGCTGTTGCGGAAGCATCACTTCTATCACTCTCATAGAGCTCAGGTCACCATTCTATCCTTAATTGTTTGTCACTGTTTATATTTCAAATTTCTTGTATGTTATCTGTAAACTGTGCATCATGTAGGACTGCATGTTTTGAATCTTACTGGCAAAGGGTCACTCACTTTTAGcacttcttttttttgtttcagcCAATGGCATTGGAGCAAGTGCTTGCAGATGAAGACAGTGAAGatgaagttgatgatgatgttaCCGACCTTGAAGACCGAACGGTTTGTTCTGTTCCTACCATAGTTACTAATATCAACTTCCATATTGTAAATGAATGATCTTATGGTCctattcttaaaataaaattcagATGCTGGATGACTTTGTGGACATTGACCAGGATGAGAAACAACTAATGCATCTATGGAACTCATTTGCTAGAAAACAACGGTACATGTGTTATACATAATAAGAGTATGTAATATATGTGTAGATGTTTATATGCTTAaactttgaatttatttttttatgatgatgatatcaGATTGCTGGCCGATGCACATGTTTCTTGGGCGTGCAAGGCATTCTCAGACtttcatggaaaataccttgttGAGACTCCACCATTGGGCTGGTACCTTCTCATCTCATTTTTGGCAATAACACCACCCTGTTGCTTTTTAATATAGAACTGCAACTCAGATGGGAGGCCTCACGTCCATGCCACCATTCATCTCAAGATCTTACCACATCATCTCCACGTCATTTATTCCTTCCTAAATTAACCTAAAACACACCCACGACCAGCAATACCAtcattttcaaataatttattactgtttatagtacaataaattaaaaattttagaacATTTAATTGGTTAAGAACAAACCTGACCCCACACTCCCCACGTTCTCCTCATTCTCTAGACGGGGCTCCAGAATTTCGCCTAGAACGTAGGCATGCCAATGGCATTCTCACGAGAACGTGAGTGAGAACGCCTCCGTTGGGAGGACTCgcattattttgtttttggtttctaAGAGCGTGGAACTTGTGAATTGACAGGTGTTGGAACTTCTTTTTGGTTAAGCTGTATAATCATAGTCTTCTGGATTCCAAGACAGTGGACAAGTGTCActtgatattaaataaatatcacCCACAAAACAAAAGGGATCTTCAACAAATTGATCCTGATAAGACCAAAGTTGATGCAGTTTGAAGTTTTACAAGTCCTACTGTTGATGGCTTGGCAAGATGTCGAAACATATGGGCTGGTAGTGGCATTGGGTTTAGAGAGTTGCAATGTTCATTCATTCTCATGTGTAAGATTGAAGTTTAACAGTATGACCCTTGTTGAATGCTAGATTCCAAAGCGTGGATTAATGTACCACAAAATGTAGAGACATTTCAAAATATGAGTAGTTACTTTTTCAAAGAATATTCTCTTATCTTTCTTTACCCCTACACTTGTGAATTGAACAAATGATTGCTTGTTTGTTTGTCTAGATTTGAAGAAATAACATACCTTGGTGTCTATGTTCTTTCATCAAGAAAACAACACTCATGGTATGTGACGGTAATAAGTATAAATAAGAGGGAGGAGGATGTTTGTTTGTCATTATTCATTACATAAACTTACACATCAAAACACTCCTCATTATTACATCGAAAGAAACCAAAACATACAAACTCGGAAATTAAATACACACATTAGACTGACAAAAGCTTTAAAAACACATCTTCATAATGATCACATTATTCCATACATGCATTCATTACATATATCATCTAAGATGAATATGTTCCTCCTCCTGCTCCAGCATGAATCCCAACTCCGGCTCCTCCGGTGTGAAGGCCACCTCCGGTTCCATAGTGGCCGCCTCCTCCCATAGCGTGTTCACTTCGGTCCTTAAACTCCCGAGCTTTTGAACCCAACTTGTGTGTGGCCTGGTCCAACGAATTCGCCCCAGCTGGACGATCACCAGTCATGTACCTATACATCCATGTCAAAACCGTAACGGCCGCGACACCGAAACCACCTGATGCAAACATCCCAGTTGCCAAAGTAAACACAGTGATCAAAGCTGGAACTAGTACAGGGCTAAATATGACCAACAGTGGCGTAGCGATGGTTAGTGCGATCACTGTCCCTGCAAGAGTTAGTCCTGAGAGAATGAGTAGTGACCCGCCGGCTGTTGCTGCGGTGATCACTTTAGCTGCCTGATAAGCCCATGACTGCTGCTGATGCTGCTGGCCGTAGTACGAGCCACCCCAAAGGTGCTGGTCGTGTTGctgatcaccaccaccaccccaatattgttgttgttttccTCGACCTTCTTGGCGGTAAATGTCGGTCATTCTgaattgttgtttttatttttctatgaaAATGTGAATGTGATTATGTTGTGttggaaagaaaaagagatgatGAGTTTATATAGAGTCATGAGGTGATGACACGTGTTGGAAGGATGATGTCACGTGTACAAGAGTTTGATTGTCATTTGACGGTTGTTTTCTTGATGTTAGGACACGTTGGTTTTCATTGCCTTGTTAGCAgaacatacatatatttgtatttgtattgtattgtattgtatatCTAGGCTACCTCCACCGTCAACAAAGTTGGGCTACATATATTGGGCTTCTTTAATACTGGATCAAAGTTTGCAATTGTTCAGTTGTTCGTCACGTTGCATTTTAATTTAAGCAGAATCTTCGGTAGAAAAAACGTAGATCGGTTGGGATATATTTGATCTTGAGTAGCAATTTTGCCAAACAATGTCATCAAAACAATGGTTAAGCTAACTACATATGGtacatatataatcatttattaaataataattagttacatGTTTCACTATCCAAGTAAGTTTTTAAGCATAACTTACGTAGTGCTTTTAAATCTATAGTgaactattatattatatattatacttgtTTTCAAAGGATAGTACTATGAATCATTTGTGAAATAGAGATTTTAACTTTTAGGCAAACAATGTTTTGGAACTACTACATTGAATCATATAAGTTGAATGATACATAATTCTCTTCCTCATAAATGTTTATGAAAGGATAGATCTGGTTACTTCCTTTTTGCTCTTTAGCCTTTCTATATGATGTTGCTTGCAATTTGCTGGTAAGTGGTAACTAACCTTTAGATCTAGTTATTCTGACTGTTGCAGAATCATGAAACTTTCAAAGCTGATAACAAATAATGAGTTTGTATCATTAAGGTATGACTACTTAACTTTTTCTATCATGTGGTGAACAAAATGGCTACGTTTGTGTAATGTATGCTAAGTGTGTAGTGAACCTTTAGATGCAATAAAGAAAAGTAGGTATTGGAGGGAATGTAGGTATTATAACTATGATTAATATTGTGCAAAAAGGTTACAAAATGATGGATGGTGGAGGGTTTATATAGACATTACACTTACACTTAGCACCCTCATTAGTTTACAAAACGAGTCCTTGATTAATTACAGACTAACCCTCCATCCATAACAAGATTAAATATAAAGACAACATATTCGTTAAATATCAAAACTAGCACTAATCTACTTTAAAGCTAACGGTTTGCAACATGATATATTCCAGCCCATTTTGAATAGGTGGATTAGGATTTTGTTGATCGCTAACAGGTATGTCATAAATTAACATAGACCGTCAAATAGGTGGGAAGTTATATTGTCAAATAAAATTGAGTTATCATTTTTAACCAAACTTGACAtgtcaattatatattacttcGAGAATGGTGGTATTATTATaggcttttgtttttgttaggaTAAAGTGTTGGGGATATATATATTCAGTAAACAACGAACAAAATggatattaaataattattaaagacATGAAATACTTTTAAAAGTGATTAAGAAGTttctatatgtttttgtttttgtgtttgagCGTGTATAAGAACCAGACAGAATTCTTGGAAGAATTGGTAACTCTAGAATAAAGGGACGGAGTTTATTAACTGTTATACAGTTTTCTTAGGTTTTCCAAACTGCCATATTCAGCCCCTCCAAACTGCCATATTCAGCCCCTCAAGTacgaaaataatttttttgagaTGTTTTTGCCAATCTtgaccccagccaggggctctgcccatTGGACCCCGCTTTTGGGAGCGCTTCCCCCAAACCCCGGTCCTTTATAAGGCTTAAACTGTATTTCTTTAGATTGCAAAAGAACGTTCAAcgatttgattttgatgaagtGTTTATCATACGTTCAAGTTGTGAGAAACAGACTGGAATTGGGTTTGGTTTCCATTAATTTGTCTCTTTATTGAACTTGAAAACTTTTCACATTTTTACATAAGTAAGAAGCAAAAACAAGTCTGCCAAAGCTTTAGACTGACATTGGCATCTAATCTAAGCGTTGTGTTTCAAGTCATGGACAGACCAGGCCCCCCTCCGACTGCAGCCGTATAATGCCCCCCTCCGATCCTTTTATCCATTGAATTCGTCCTTGATTGCCGTCCTCCCGTCACGAAATTGTACGCCCACTGATACATTCTGGTTGCCACAGCACTAAAGGCTCCAGCAGCCAAGCATAGTATCCCCAACATAAGTATTGCGATAATCATAGGCACTAGCAATGGGCTAATTATCAAAAGTATAGGAGCAGCCACAAACAATGCAACCACGGATTTAATTAACTTTTGACGGTCTTCCATTGCGGTATGACCCCCTCTGATTGTTTCTAAATTTAATAACTTTTCACTTATTTCCTCGCCACGCATCTCCTGATTTTTGAAACCGAACTTTTGAAAAACCCGGTCTAACAACTGGGCCCCCACAGGCCGTCCGCCACGGCTCACATACTTATACAACCATGCCAACACGCTCACACCCGCAACACCGAACATTCCAGAGCTCAAAAACCCAATCGCCAATAAAAAAATCGAAATCAACGCCGGCACCAATAGTGGACTAAATATGACAAATACTGGACCAGCCATAGCCAGAGTGATTACGGTCCCTGTGAACGTCAAAGCCGAAAGAAAAACAAGCAAGCCACCAGCTGCGGCTTTCAACAATTCGTGTTTAGCCCCTGATCCATGCCTATCCTGATCCCTCATTTCACGATATTTCGAACCAATTTTTCGTGTCGCCTTATCTAATGTGTCCGCCCCTATTGGATGCTCACCCTTGATGTACTTATTATATATCCATCTTAACGCCTTGCCATATACTCCCCCGATGACAGAATTGATAAACGATTCCTTAACTACATAAATTAACAAACTGGAAATCCCATCCAATGATTGCGTTGTATGATGTCCTTTAGTGACGTTTTTAGACAACCATTCCATCACTCTGGCCACCGTGACACCAACAACTCCGGAAGCCAAAAACACGGCGGCCGCCGCTAACACTGGACTAAATATCACAAGTAGCGGAATTACAATCATCAATGCAACTACACTTTTTGCAAACTTTTCGGTGGTTGCATGATATTCATCGGTGTCATTGATTTCTTGATCCATCGAACCCGTTTTTTGGTAGTCAAAATCGGTCATTTGGCTAATTGgttgatatataatataatgtgatTGATGCTTGTTGGTTTATCTTGTTGGATAAAATCGTTATTCATTCATTATATTTGTGATGGTTTTCTAAGATAGGAGGAAAAACGGCGGCAACGTTATGGCACGTGGCAAAATAGTGACACTTGTCATATGATGGTGTCATATTTGTTTGACTGTTGGTCAATTAAAGCAAAGACACGTCGTTTTTCTGGTCTGCTTgtgttttaaagtttatttagGATAGGATCATAGGAAGGATATGAAGGGGCATTTTGGGCCTCGCCACCAAAATGAAAGATTGTTGATTGAATTGGGCAATATATCAAAATCCAAAGGAAAATTTGAATATATGGGCTTTTGATCTTGACCCAGATATGAAAAGATATGGCATGTTGAAGTACAATATGCCTCTACCAATGCTACCATCTCTTCTTTAGTGTCAcactatatataaaacaattcaCCGGATTTTGGTTGTGTGTCTAAATTACTATAGCTAAAATCCAACATTTACTTTTGCTTTTAgtgttaattaataaatcataattttaataaaaatatctatagccggattttatgttttttacatATACAGCTTAACCGTTAATGGAATACGCAAAACATGAAATAATCCTTATTATGTATAAACAGAACGAGAATGAtcaagagatttaagttaaaaaGAATGACCTAGATCAACTAAAAtacaaatcaaaagaaaaataataattttataaaaaaaaagtagccaTAAATCACTTTGGAAAAAAGATCTATGTGAAAAGTCTATCCTTGTTGACATGAAAGAAACATATAAATCCAAGAGGATAATTGAAATGATGTCACATACTCACATTACTAGTAAGACAAGAAATGTAATTGTTGACTAATGAACCTGTAAGTGATAATTAAATAAGAGGATAACTTGGATGatattaacattattttggttctATGATGTTGTTCTCataaaccattaaaatcatgaggggttttttgacatgtgtagaaaATTATCTAAGTGAGTTTGTGAGAACAACATCATCTaagatttatgatgttaacatcatggAACATTTTcctattaaataattatatataggcTTGAAATTTCTAGAAGGATAGAGAGGGGTTCTTTTTTACTCAAATATGTTACATCACTTTCTTCCAATAAAAATCTTTCAACTCAAATTACGCAATTTCTATCCAAATCCATTAAAGgcaaaatataaaaagtcaaaGGTAATTGTAATAATTCAAAGATAAATtatctataataaaaaaagactATTTCCTTTACATGAGACTATGGGAGTAAAGATAAACTAAGATAATCAAAGAAAAAGTATAGaatttatatattcatcaacaactgagctaatttaaatatctttagatttaaaaattttaagatttttttgccattcattaatatttatctttattgtTGTTTGGATGACTCAATAGTCGAGACTAACTAAGTTTGACCATTAGATTTGCTTAATAGCtaaatttgatctaattttAATTACCTATGAAGTATGATTAGATTTAAGGGATCTAAATCCAACTATTAATGTTCTCATTATGGGTGATGATTCCCCCAAGTATTTCAACTTAACTAGCCAAATTGCGGAAATTATAgcctttgaattaaaatcaagagtcaaaatttaaaaacaactttaaattttgagcttaaaattttcatccaaaggttgagttttttttttaacttgaccCCTCAAATTAATTTTTAACAACTCGAAAGCAGAAAAGTAGGTGTAGTGGTGCACGTCTAATCAACTCTATTAACTTTCAAATATATGCATGTGatcaaaaatcaatcaaagTATAGAAACTTTATGCTATCGAATGTCGAAATGTTTTATGGACTCATAAACAACCTGGCTGAATTGTACaattcaacacacacacacaaatatattttaGAATAGAATGGATACACAATGCGTCTTATGAAATACTCATAGTAGTCATTGGAAATGCAAAATATCACAATTGTAAATCTTAAAGATGTCCAATACTCTCTAATAAGCAAGATATACAAATGGATAGTATATTCAATTCCTAGTTATCTGTCGATAACAAAATATCACAATTaaatttttaagtaaatttAAATTCAGAGACATATTTCTTTATACATACTAAACTTTAATTATAGAGAAaactcattttttaaaaaaacctctCATTTTCATTTTACAAGAATTTTACTCACATCAAGACTTGAAATCAAAAACGTAAGATTCAAGTTTGCATATATCAATCCATCCATCTATTAATGACTGATATAACggttaattattatttacaaaataaatcaTGAAAGTTTGAAAAAGGA harbors:
- the LOC122604953 gene encoding polycomb group protein VERNALIZATION 2-like — encoded protein: MDSWNKNSVIACSYSRDSEVHVPLSEEEQVEADESFSVYVRPIELYDILVHRARQNTSFLQRCLHYKFLEKHKRRVRLSISVSRHNGDGLQTESLFPFYILLARPVPGPNVETSRSSCYRFNQPWKITVINGAQTESSTQAKLILPEISTLSTEVKSGSITMLLMSYVDNANQKEIDLTNYEKLSYTHDGYCLLGKIPLDFLHSSLNEYGTISLGEKVQTSSLVTMHSCFMKSIYIVEDKEKYISFHFSHNSEAVSILQQVPVLISAEHCLQNISPYDLYSYKSIPPGLLSDFIRLRSGNVIFYYRYYKNLMHRSEVTEDYSCPFCLIKGGNYKGLTCHLITSHDLFSYDFRVNKDYQVVIVSVESDTWTSEIIGSTSPRIDTFFFCHHRPSKHRKPSRKKLNAILCDLRGVSEHVECDTQSPNAPYVSNDAVTTFCGPETDTQLVPPVKTRNLSAERSYPRNQVLLRKHHFYHSHRAQPMALEQVLADEDSEDEVDDDVTDLEDRTMLDDFVDIDQDEKQLMHLWNSFARKQRLLADAHVSWACKAFSDFHGKYLVETPPLGWCWNFFLVKLYNHSLLDSKTVDKCHLILNKYHPQNKRDLQQIDPDKTKVDAV
- the LOC122605159 gene encoding oleosin 1-like, coding for MTDIYRQEGRGKQQQYWGGGGDQQHDQHLWGGSYYGQQHQQQSWAYQAAKVITAATAGGSLLILSGLTLAGTVIALTIATPLLVIFSPVLVPALITVFTLATGMFASGGFGVAAVTVLTWMYRYMTGDRPAGANSLDQATHKLGSKAREFKDRSEHAMGGGGHYGTGGGLHTGGAGVGIHAGAGGGTYSS